A genome region from Syntrophaceae bacterium includes the following:
- a CDS encoding TolC family protein, which translates to MSRWIRTGWIAVIIWTLIPAGVTGAQEGAAPMTLEESIAIALRQSVAVRSAREGVSAAEARRKEAFTGFLPKLSTSYNYTRLNEDPFVRLAPPAGDVITGTENNHTWSLDARQPLFTGGRVTANYGIQRLGVDASRQEELGAVQDTVLEVKRSYFTILKAKRLVGVARQSVEQLEAQRDLAKSFYEVGIVPRNDYLQAEVRLADGMQGLVRAENRLLEAKARFNTVLRRPIDAPADVEDILDYSPDDRPFEQCLNTALENRPEIRLYAARVGQAEKRVKVAESEFFPSLNLVGSYQRYGDSPGLNGSKYRDPENWSVAAVATWDLWEWGRTKYARDAALSQEKQARTALEGVRDQVALEVKNAWLAVREAEKLIAVTEKSTEQAEENYRINQERFREQVSRMTDVLDALTLLTAARASRSNALSDYRIAQAALERAMGVIWKEGDRQQAAGDRSQLQGMSDERKK; encoded by the coding sequence ATGAGCAGATGGATTCGCACGGGATGGATCGCCGTCATCATCTGGACGCTGATCCCTGCCGGTGTTACGGGGGCGCAGGAGGGTGCGGCGCCGATGACGCTGGAGGAGAGCATCGCCATCGCCCTCAGGCAGAGCGTCGCCGTCCGGTCGGCGCGGGAGGGGGTCTCCGCGGCGGAGGCGAGACGCAAGGAGGCCTTCACGGGGTTTCTCCCCAAGCTGAGCACCTCGTACAACTACACGCGGCTCAACGAGGACCCCTTCGTCCGGCTCGCCCCGCCCGCGGGCGATGTCATCACGGGGACGGAGAACAACCACACCTGGTCCCTCGATGCCCGGCAGCCCCTGTTCACGGGCGGCCGGGTCACGGCCAACTACGGCATCCAGCGCCTGGGGGTCGACGCCTCGAGGCAGGAGGAGCTCGGGGCCGTGCAGGACACCGTGCTGGAGGTGAAGCGGAGTTATTTCACCATCCTCAAGGCGAAGCGGCTGGTCGGCGTGGCCAGGCAGTCCGTCGAGCAGCTCGAGGCCCAGAGGGACCTGGCAAAGAGTTTCTACGAGGTGGGGATCGTGCCGCGCAACGACTACCTGCAGGCCGAGGTGCGGCTCGCCGACGGCATGCAGGGGCTCGTCCGGGCCGAAAACCGCCTGCTGGAGGCCAAGGCCCGCTTCAACACGGTGCTGCGCCGGCCCATCGACGCGCCCGCCGACGTGGAGGACATCCTCGACTACAGCCCCGACGACAGACCCTTCGAGCAGTGCCTGAACACGGCCCTCGAGAACCGGCCCGAGATCCGGCTCTACGCCGCGAGGGTGGGACAGGCCGAAAAAAGGGTCAAGGTCGCGGAGAGCGAGTTCTTCCCCTCGCTCAACCTGGTCGGCAGCTACCAGCGCTACGGCGACAGCCCCGGTCTGAACGGCTCGAAGTACCGGGACCCCGAGAACTGGTCCGTCGCGGCCGTGGCGACGTGGGACCTCTGGGAGTGGGGGCGCACGAAGTATGCCCGCGATGCGGCCCTGAGCCAGGAGAAGCAGGCCCGCACCGCGCTCGAAGGCGTCAGGGACCAGGTTGCCCTCGAGGTGAAGAACGCCTGGCTGGCCGTCAGGGAGGCCGAGAAACTCATCGCCGTGACGGAGAAGTCGACCGAGCAGGCCGAGGAGAACTACCGGATCAACCAGGAGCGTTTCCGCGAGCAGGTCTCGCGGATGACGGACGTCCTCGACGCCCTCACGCTGCTGACCGCGGCCCGCGCCTCCCGGTCCAATGCCCTGAGCGATTACCGCATCGCGCAGGCCGCCCTCGAGCGCGCCATGGGGGTGATCTGGAAGGAGGGGGACAGGCAACAGGCGGCAGGTGACAGGTCACAGCTGCAGGGGATGTCCGATGAGCGGAAAAAATGA
- a CDS encoding citramalate synthase, with amino-acid sequence MDKRAVLIYDTTLRDGTQGEQVNFTAEEKLRVARRLDEFGIAYIEGGWPGSNPKDMRFFELARRVKFKNARLAAFGSTRRAHTAPSECPNVQALLEAQTPTVTIFGKSWDFHVREILKISMKENLAMIGETVAYLKSKKKEVIYDAEHFFDGYRANPRYALQTLEAAFANGAEMIVLCDTNGGTLPTEIARAVDEVAAVIPRERLGIHTHNDGGLAVANSLAAVERGVRMVQGTINGYGERCGNADLVPIMANLELKMGKPCLPEGALKDLTRLSLFVSEIANITPLNSRPFVGRSAFAHKGGVHVHAVLKNTGAYEHIPPELVGNHRRVLVSDLSGRSNIEYKAAELGLSLGDDDTRSRRIVEEIKHMENEGYSFEAAEGSLALIIRKATGEFEEPFHLECFRVINEKQGNEPSRSQALIKVIVGRETEITAAEGNGPINALDNALRKALLKFYPELNRMHLTDFKVSILEGSEGTAAKVRVFIESRDDKDIWSTIGVSESVIEASWLALVDSIQYKLSKDRLNRNGKEARKAVA; translated from the coding sequence ATGGACAAGAGAGCGGTTCTGATCTACGACACGACCCTGCGGGACGGCACCCAGGGCGAGCAGGTCAACTTCACGGCCGAGGAAAAGCTGCGCGTGGCACGGCGCCTCGACGAGTTCGGGATCGCCTACATCGAGGGGGGCTGGCCCGGATCGAACCCGAAGGACATGCGTTTCTTCGAGCTGGCCCGCCGGGTGAAGTTCAAGAACGCCAGGCTCGCCGCCTTCGGGAGCACGCGAAGGGCCCACACCGCGCCCTCCGAGTGCCCCAACGTGCAGGCCCTGCTCGAGGCGCAGACGCCGACGGTGACGATCTTCGGCAAGAGCTGGGATTTCCACGTCCGCGAGATCCTGAAAATCTCCATGAAGGAGAACCTCGCCATGATCGGCGAGACGGTCGCCTACCTCAAGTCGAAGAAGAAGGAGGTCATCTACGACGCCGAGCACTTCTTCGACGGCTACCGGGCCAACCCCCGCTACGCCCTCCAGACGCTCGAGGCGGCCTTTGCGAACGGCGCCGAGATGATCGTGCTGTGCGACACCAACGGCGGGACCCTGCCCACGGAGATCGCCCGCGCGGTGGACGAGGTCGCCGCCGTCATTCCGCGGGAGCGCCTGGGCATCCACACGCACAACGACGGGGGGCTGGCGGTGGCCAACTCGCTGGCGGCCGTCGAGCGCGGCGTGCGCATGGTCCAGGGGACGATCAACGGATACGGGGAGCGCTGCGGCAACGCCGACCTCGTGCCGATCATGGCCAACCTGGAGCTCAAGATGGGCAAGCCCTGCCTGCCCGAGGGCGCCCTGAAGGACCTCACGCGGCTGTCGCTCTTCGTGAGCGAGATCGCCAACATCACCCCCCTGAACTCGAGGCCCTTCGTGGGCCGCAGCGCCTTCGCCCACAAGGGCGGCGTCCACGTGCACGCCGTGCTCAAGAACACCGGGGCCTACGAGCACATTCCGCCCGAGCTCGTCGGCAACCACCGCCGGGTCCTCGTCTCGGACCTCTCCGGCAGGAGCAACATCGAGTACAAGGCCGCGGAGCTGGGCCTCTCGCTGGGCGACGACGACACGCGGAGCCGCCGGATCGTCGAGGAGATCAAGCACATGGAAAACGAGGGCTACAGCTTCGAGGCCGCCGAGGGGTCGCTCGCCCTCATCATCCGCAAGGCCACGGGCGAGTTCGAGGAACCCTTCCACCTGGAGTGCTTCCGCGTGATCAACGAAAAGCAGGGCAACGAGCCCTCGCGCTCCCAGGCCCTCATCAAGGTGATCGTGGGCCGGGAAACGGAGATCACCGCGGCCGAGGGCAACGGCCCGATCAACGCCCTGGACAACGCCCTGCGCAAGGCCCTCCTGAAGTTCTACCCCGAGCTCAACCGCATGCATCTCACCGATTTCAAGGTGAGCATTCTCGAGGGCAGCGAGGGCACGGCGGCGAAGGTGCGCGTCTTCATCGAGTCCCGCGACGACAAGGACATCTGGAGCACCATCGGGGTCTCCGAGAGCGTCATCGAGGCCAGCTGGCTAGCCCTGGTGGACAGCATCCAGTACAAGCTGAGCAAGGACAGGCTGAACCGCAACGGGAAGGAAGCGAGGAAAGCAGTGGCCTAA